CAGCTCAGGATCGGGGGGACACATGCCGACCAGCGCCGTCGCTGCGCTCGGATTAGGCGAGCCAGCCCCGACTGCACCGCAGGTACACCTTCCTTGGAGGAGTGCGCGCGCCCACGCGCGCTGTCCCTCCAAGTGCCTACCGCGCCTGGGGGCGCGGACTCCTCAGGAGGAGGCTGGAACCTGCCAGGATGCTGGCGCTTTGTCCTCCTAGCCGGCCGAAGAGCCTGCCGCGAAAGCCTGTCAGGAAACCACCTGCGTGTGACTGCCGGCTGAACACACTCGTCCCCCCGATCCTGAGTTCTTGCGTCGGGCTTTGTGAGCCCCCACGAGACCAGTGTATCATGGCTTGTGGGCGCAGCCCGGCCAGGACCGGATCACGGCCCGTCTCGTTTGGCACCCTGGTGCAACGCCGGTTCTGCTCCGATCGGGAAAGTAGGGTCGCCCTCTCAAAGCGACCGCGCGGTTCCGCCGGGCAGCGATCCGCCTGCGTCTCCGCCTAGCACCAAGTATGGTCTGGGAGGCAAGCATGGTAGGCGACGCGGGTCGCTCCGGCGGGTCGGAGGTCGTGACCTATGCCGAATCACATAGAGCGTGACAGCGCACCGCTCCCTGGCACGCGACCTTCGCGTCCCAGAGCGACGGGAAGCTCCGGCTACAGGGCCTTCGACTTCATCATGGCCCTGTTTGTGGCCGTCTTGCTCATCAGCAACGTGGCCTCCAGCAAGATACTGCGATTGGGGCCATTCTCGTTCGATGGCGGCACCCTCCTCTTCCCCGTCAGCTACATCTTCGGGGACATTCTAACCGAGGTATACGGCTATGCTCGCTCTCGCCGGGTAATATGGGCCGGTTTCTTCGCCGCGCTGCTCATGGGAGCCACCCTAGCCATGGTCGGCTGGCTTCCCCCGGCCCAGGGCTGGGAGCACCAGGAGGCGTACCTGGCCATCCTAGGACAGACTCCGAGGATCGTGGTCGGTTCGGTGATCGCCTACTTCGCTGGCGAGTTCTCTAACTCCTACACTCTGGCCCGCCTGAAGCTCGTCACCCGTGGCCGGTTCCTGTGGCTGCGCACCATCGGCTCCACCGTGGTGGGCGAGGGCGTGGACACGGTGCTCTTCGTGCTGATTGCTTTCGCCGGCGTGCTGCCAGCTCCGCTCCTCACCGCCGTGATGGCCAGCAACTATGCTTTCAAGGTCGGCATAGAAGTGCTCGCCACTCCGGCTACCTACCGCCTGGTCAATTACCTCAAGCGTATCGAGGGCGAGGATTACTACGACTGGGATACGGACTTCAGCCCCTTCACCCTGGCAGGCGCGTAGATGGGCCGACGCCCAGATTCGGACCCGCTCAACATGGCCGTAGAGCCGACCACGGAGTGGCCCGAGGGGCACCGCTCCGGATACGTGGCCGTGGTGGGAGCACCCAACGTCGGCAAGTCCACCCTGATCAACGCCATCCTGGGGCAGAAGCTGACTATCGTATCGCCTAAGCCTCAGACTACTCGCCACCGCATTCTCGGCATCCTCACCCGCGACCGATATCAAGTCCTGCTCATGGACACCCCCGGCTTACACCGTCCCCGCAGTCGCTTCGGTGAGTACATGGTGGGCACGGCCGAAGAGGCTCTAGAGGAGGCCGACATCATCCTCTGGCTGGTGGACATCACCCGGGACCCCGATGACGATGACCGCCGGGTGGCGGAGTCGCTTGCGGCCGCCGCGGGGGGCACTGCCCGCGAGGGGCGTGTCACCGTGGCGCTCGTCCTCAACAAGACGGATGCGGTTGACGAGAGCACACGCAGAGCCAGGCAGGCCCTCTACGCCGAGCTGGCTCCCGCAGCCAGCGCAAGCTTCCGGGTCTCAGCCCTCACCGGTGAAGGGGTGGATCGCCTGCTCGACTGGCTGGTGGAGGAGCTACCTGAAGGGCCTCGCCTCTTCCCCGAGGAGCAAGTGACTGATCGGGAGGAGCGCTTCCTGGCAGCCGAGCTCATACGGGAACAGGTGCTCCTGCACCTTCGGGAGGAAGTCCCTCACGCCGTCGCCGTGAGTGTGGACGATTTCATCGAGCGGACCCAGGGCAAGACCTACATCCGCGCCACCCTCTACGTGGAGAAGGAGTCGCAGAAGGGCATCGTCATCGGAGCAAGAGGCGGCACCTTACGTCGCATCAGCACGGCCGCCCGGCAGGAAATCGAGAGGATGCTGGCGAAGCCAGTATACCTGGAGCTCTGGGTCAAGGTGCGACCCAACTGGCGCCGGAACGAGGCCTATCTACGCGAGTTGGGCTTCCCGGTCCCGCGCCGACCGGGGGGCGCGAGTAACCGGGCCGGCTAGGAGGCTCAGAGCAAGGTATGGAGGGGACTCATGCTTGTCGGTGACCGCATGACGAGGGAAGTCATCGTGCTTGCAGCCGGCGCCACTGTCGCCGAAGGTCTTGGCCTCATGAACGAGCGCGGCGTCCACCGTCTCCCCGTGGTGGATGCCGAGGGCGACCTTCAGGGCATCGTATCCGATATGGACCTTCGCATTGCCGAAGCCGCCGGGCGACTCGCCGATCCCGTGAGCTCGATAATGACCAGACGAGTGGTCACGGTGGGCGAGTACTGCCCCCTGGAGGAGGCAGCCACGCTTATGCGACGCAAGGGCGTGGGCGGGCTCCCCGTGGTGCGGGGTAACCGCATCATCGGCATCATAACCGACGGAGATATCTTCGACGTCTTCGCTCACCTCCTGGGCGTCGGTGAGCCAGGCGTGCGCCTGACCGTCGCCGTGTCAGCGGCTCGCTCCACCTTGATGACCCTGCTGAACGAGTTGGTGGAGCGCGGGGGAGACATCGTCGGCCTTGGCACTGTCCGCGAGAAAGACCAACGCCTGCTGGTGGTTAAGGTTGGGGGGCTGACTCCAACTCAAGCGCAGCAAGCCGTCGAAGTGGCCGGAGCTGAGCTGCTGGACCTTCTGGAGGAGGGCTGATCGTGGCCTTCTCCTGCCCTACCATCCCCTGCCTCCGCTGCCGCACCAAGATCGTCTGTACCCTTGGCCCTTCCACCGACGCACCTGGGGTGGTGGAACAGATGGTGGAGGAGGGCATGGCCGTGGCCAGGATCAACTTCTCCCACGGCACGGCGGAGGAGAACATCCGACGCATCCGGCAGGCCAGGCAAGCGGCCGCTCGTTATTCCATGCCCATAGGTATTCTCGCAGACCTCCAGGGACCGAAACTACGCGTCGGTAGCTTCCGCCAGGGCAAGGTGGACCTGACGGTGGGGCAGGAGTTCCAGTTGCTCTACCAGCCCGCTGAAGGAGACGCGACCCGGGTGCACGTCCCGCACCCAGAGGTGCTGGACGCCATCGCCGAGGGAGCGCGCATACTCCTGGGCGACGGGGACATCGAGTTGGTCGCCCGACACCGCACCGCCGAGGGCATCGTGTGTGAGGTCGTGGTAGGAGGATCCCTGGCCTCGCGCAAGGGCATAACCGTTCCCGGCGTCAGAGTTCATCTTCCCGTGGTCACTGAGAAGGACCGTGCCGATCTGCTGGTGGCTCTGAGGGAGAAGGCAGACTACGTCGCCATCTCTTTCGTCCAGGAGGCCGCGGACATAGAGGTGTTGCGGCGGATAATGCACGAAGCCGGGGCCGAGGTTCCCATTGTGGCCAAGATCGAGCGGCGCAG
This genomic window from Anaerolineae bacterium contains:
- a CDS encoding queuosine precursor transporter, producing MALFVAVLLISNVASSKILRLGPFSFDGGTLLFPVSYIFGDILTEVYGYARSRRVIWAGFFAALLMGATLAMVGWLPPAQGWEHQEAYLAILGQTPRIVVGSVIAYFAGEFSNSYTLARLKLVTRGRFLWLRTIGSTVVGEGVDTVLFVLIAFAGVLPAPLLTAVMASNYAFKVGIEVLATPATYRLVNYLKRIEGEDYYDWDTDFSPFTLAGA
- the era gene encoding GTPase Era, with amino-acid sequence MAVEPTTEWPEGHRSGYVAVVGAPNVGKSTLINAILGQKLTIVSPKPQTTRHRILGILTRDRYQVLLMDTPGLHRPRSRFGEYMVGTAEEALEEADIILWLVDITRDPDDDDRRVAESLAAAAGGTAREGRVTVALVLNKTDAVDESTRRARQALYAELAPAASASFRVSALTGEGVDRLLDWLVEELPEGPRLFPEEQVTDREERFLAAELIREQVLLHLREEVPHAVAVSVDDFIERTQGKTYIRATLYVEKESQKGIVIGARGGTLRRISTAARQEIERMLAKPVYLELWVKVRPNWRRNEAYLRELGFPVPRRPGGASNRAG
- a CDS encoding CBS domain-containing protein encodes the protein MLVGDRMTREVIVLAAGATVAEGLGLMNERGVHRLPVVDAEGDLQGIVSDMDLRIAEAAGRLADPVSSIMTRRVVTVGEYCPLEEAATLMRRKGVGGLPVVRGNRIIGIITDGDIFDVFAHLLGVGEPGVRLTVAVSAARSTLMTLLNELVERGGDIVGLGTVREKDQRLLVVKVGGLTPTQAQQAVEVAGAELLDLLEEG